From Actinomyces slackii, a single genomic window includes:
- a CDS encoding TetR/AcrR family transcriptional regulator, which translates to MSSSGSPSAPESPARRRGPGRPRAGSEDKRERILNEAVALFGARGYAGTSLADIAAAADISKAGLLHHYSSKDALFAKVLERRDQQDTIDVMGQEGEVTDPWDQLERYVELLAKNVERRELVAIYTATSVSVLDAAHPAHEWMAGHLAQAVDRFESCFEMGKEAGVVDPEMPSRLVARTLVALSDGLQLQWLCTTTPGSSAADSLATGLIEEIRLYVDSLKAQWGRDEVPAAA; encoded by the coding sequence ATGAGCAGCAGCGGCAGTCCCAGCGCACCCGAGAGCCCTGCCCGGCGTCGTGGTCCGGGCCGCCCCCGAGCGGGCAGCGAGGACAAGCGCGAACGGATCCTCAACGAGGCGGTCGCGCTGTTCGGCGCGCGCGGCTACGCGGGCACCTCGCTGGCGGATATCGCCGCTGCCGCCGATATCTCCAAGGCGGGATTGCTCCACCACTACTCTTCCAAGGACGCACTCTTCGCCAAGGTGCTCGAGCGCCGCGACCAGCAGGACACCATCGACGTCATGGGCCAGGAGGGCGAGGTGACCGACCCCTGGGACCAGTTGGAGCGCTACGTCGAGCTGCTGGCCAAGAACGTCGAGCGCCGCGAGCTCGTGGCCATCTACACCGCCACCTCCGTGTCGGTCCTGGACGCCGCCCACCCCGCCCATGAGTGGATGGCCGGCCACCTGGCCCAGGCGGTGGACCGCTTCGAGTCGTGCTTCGAGATGGGCAAGGAGGCCGGTGTAGTCGATCCGGAGATGCCCTCGCGCCTGGTGGCCCGCACGCTGGTCGCCCTGTCCGACGGCCTGCAGCTGCAGTGGTTGTGCACCACCACCCCTGGCTCCAGCGCCGCCGACTCCCTGGCCACGGGCCTGATCGAGGAGATCCGCCTCTACGTGGACTCCCTCAAGGCCCAGTGGGGCCGCGACGAGGTTCCCGCCGCGGCCTGA
- the clpB gene encoding ATP-dependent chaperone ClpB, whose product MDTNYTTKSQEAISGAMQAAAAAGNPQITPAHLLVELLAQEGGVAAGLLATVVPDASARQAVGAAARRILSRLPASSGSSMTQPQASRALLSALEDAGEQAKDLGDEYISTEHLLIGLASTEAEPGTIAAALAEAGATAPALRAALPAVRGQARVTSPNPEGTYKTLEKYGTDLTEAARAGRLDPVIGRDAEIRRVIQVLSRRTKNNPVLIGEPGVGKTAVVEGLAQRIVAGDVPDSLAGKRLIALDLSGMVAGAKYRGEFEERLKAVLAEIASSDGEVVTFIDELHTVVGAGGGSEGAMDAGNMLKPMLARGELRMVGATTLDEYREHVEKDPALERRFQQVFVGEPSVEDTVAILRGIAPKYEAHHQVTISDGALVAAASLSDRYITGRQLPDKAIDLVDEAASRLRMELDSSPVEIDELRRRVDRMRMEEAYLDESIDQDEADPATAERLERLRAELADASEELAALTARWEAEKAGHNKVGELRAALDELRTRAEKAEREGDFEEAGRLRYGEMPSLERQIRQAEADDAAGATEAAPPMIAEKVGAGEIAEVVGSWTGIPVGRLLQGETEKLLTMEEAIGERLIGQGAAVSAVADAVRRSRAGISDPDRPTGSFLFLGPTGVGKTELAKSLAEFLFDDERAIVRIDMSEYSEKHSVARLVGAPPGYVGYEEGGQLTEAVRRRPYSVVLLDEVEKAHPEVFDILLQVLDDGRLTDGQGRTVDFRNVILVLTSNLGSQFLIDPLLSPQEKRKEVMSVVRSSFKPEFLNRLDDTIVFEALSKEELGRIVDIALARMGERLAGRRLELSVTDAARSWLADEGYDPAYGARPLRRLVQREIGDALARMILAGEVADGQSVVVERAAGEAGLSLRAEGEPVRSAPSAASAL is encoded by the coding sequence ATGGACACCAATTACACCACCAAGTCACAGGAGGCGATCTCCGGGGCCATGCAGGCTGCCGCCGCGGCCGGCAACCCCCAGATCACCCCCGCCCACCTCCTCGTCGAGCTCCTCGCCCAGGAGGGCGGAGTCGCCGCCGGCCTGCTGGCCACCGTCGTCCCCGACGCCTCCGCCCGCCAGGCCGTGGGCGCCGCGGCACGGCGCATCCTCAGCCGGCTGCCGGCGTCCTCGGGCTCCAGCATGACCCAGCCCCAGGCCTCCAGGGCACTCCTGAGCGCCCTGGAGGATGCCGGCGAGCAGGCCAAGGACCTGGGCGACGAGTACATCTCCACCGAGCACCTGCTCATCGGCCTGGCCTCCACCGAGGCCGAGCCGGGCACCATCGCCGCCGCCCTGGCCGAGGCCGGTGCCACCGCCCCGGCCCTGCGCGCCGCCCTGCCCGCCGTGCGCGGCCAGGCCCGCGTGACCTCGCCCAACCCGGAGGGCACCTACAAGACCCTGGAGAAGTACGGCACCGACCTGACCGAGGCCGCCCGGGCCGGGCGCCTGGACCCCGTCATCGGCCGCGACGCCGAGATCCGCCGCGTCATCCAGGTCCTGAGCCGGCGCACCAAGAACAACCCCGTCCTCATCGGGGAGCCCGGAGTGGGCAAGACCGCCGTCGTCGAGGGCCTGGCCCAGCGGATCGTGGCCGGCGACGTCCCCGACTCACTGGCCGGCAAGCGCCTTATCGCCCTGGACCTGTCCGGGATGGTGGCCGGGGCCAAGTACCGCGGCGAGTTCGAGGAGCGACTCAAGGCCGTCCTGGCCGAGATCGCCTCCTCCGACGGCGAGGTCGTCACCTTCATCGACGAGCTGCACACCGTCGTGGGGGCCGGCGGAGGCTCCGAGGGGGCCATGGATGCCGGCAACATGCTCAAGCCCATGCTCGCCCGCGGGGAGCTGCGCATGGTGGGCGCCACCACGCTGGACGAGTACCGCGAGCACGTCGAGAAGGACCCCGCCCTGGAGCGCCGCTTCCAGCAGGTCTTCGTCGGCGAGCCCAGCGTCGAGGACACCGTCGCCATCCTGCGCGGCATCGCCCCCAAGTACGAGGCCCACCACCAGGTCACTATCTCCGACGGCGCCCTCGTGGCCGCCGCCTCCCTCTCCGACCGCTACATCACCGGCCGTCAGCTGCCCGACAAGGCCATCGACCTGGTCGATGAGGCCGCCTCCCGCCTGCGCATGGAGCTGGACTCCAGCCCAGTGGAGATCGACGAGCTGCGCCGTCGGGTGGACCGCATGCGCATGGAGGAGGCCTACCTCGACGAGTCCATCGACCAGGACGAGGCCGACCCCGCCACCGCCGAGCGGCTCGAGAGGCTGCGCGCCGAGCTGGCCGACGCCTCCGAGGAGCTGGCGGCCCTGACCGCCCGCTGGGAGGCCGAGAAGGCCGGGCACAACAAGGTCGGCGAGCTGCGGGCCGCGCTCGACGAGCTGCGCACCCGCGCCGAGAAGGCCGAGCGAGAGGGCGACTTCGAGGAGGCCGGGCGCCTGCGCTACGGCGAGATGCCTTCCCTGGAGCGCCAGATCCGCCAGGCCGAGGCCGACGACGCCGCCGGTGCCACCGAGGCCGCGCCGCCCATGATCGCCGAGAAGGTCGGTGCCGGTGAGATCGCCGAGGTCGTGGGCTCGTGGACCGGCATCCCCGTGGGGCGCCTCCTGCAGGGCGAGACCGAGAAGCTGCTGACCATGGAGGAGGCCATCGGCGAGCGGCTCATCGGGCAGGGCGCGGCCGTGTCCGCCGTCGCCGATGCGGTGCGGCGCTCGCGAGCGGGCATCTCCGACCCCGACCGTCCCACCGGCTCCTTCCTCTTCCTGGGGCCGACCGGCGTGGGCAAGACCGAGCTGGCCAAGTCCCTGGCCGAGTTCCTCTTCGACGACGAGCGCGCCATCGTGCGCATCGACATGTCGGAGTACTCCGAGAAGCACTCGGTGGCTCGACTGGTGGGCGCCCCTCCCGGGTACGTGGGCTACGAGGAGGGCGGCCAGCTCACCGAGGCCGTGCGGCGACGCCCCTACTCGGTGGTCCTGCTCGATGAGGTGGAGAAGGCCCATCCGGAGGTCTTCGACATCCTGCTCCAGGTGCTCGACGACGGCCGCCTGACCGATGGCCAGGGCCGCACCGTGGACTTCCGCAATGTCATCCTCGTGCTGACCTCCAATCTGGGCAGCCAGTTCCTCATCGACCCCCTGCTGAGTCCGCAGGAGAAGCGCAAGGAGGTCATGAGCGTGGTGCGCAGCTCCTTCAAGCCGGAGTTCCTCAACCGGCTGGACGACACCATCGTCTTCGAGGCGCTGAGCAAGGAGGAGCTGGGCAGGATCGTGGACATCGCCCTGGCCCGCATGGGCGAGCGGCTGGCTGGGCGGCGCCTGGAGCTGTCGGTCACGGATGCCGCCCGCAGCTGGCTGGCCGACGAGGGCTACGACCCCGCCTACGGGGCGCGGCCCCTGCGCCGACTGGTCCAGCGCGAGATCGGGGACGCCCTGGCCAGGATGATCCTGGCCGGGGAGGTCGCCGACGGCCAGTCCGTGGTGGTCGAGCGCGCGGCGGGCGAGGCGGGCTTGAGCCTGCGCGCCGAGGGCGAGCCGGTCCGCTCGGCGCCGTCGGCGGCCTCCGCCCTGTGA
- a CDS encoding ArsI/CadI family heavy metal resistance metalloenzyme, which translates to MNIDVYILNFMSREAILGINHPDLTEATVHSLDLNADSDLPTAVIRAMSLRGADTFPLTLVNGHVVKSGVAPTREEIDSWKALGVTESIALVTEARSAVEFNGAARVHISLDVADVAASIPFYSVLLDCPPTKVKDDYAKFEPAEPSLNLSINQHEKVTSSSGHYGIQVKSTTEVSKARERLAAAGFAITEESETACCYAVQTKVWVVDPDGNMWEVFVVTEAEADEGCGPDCICFQELERSYVQASEALTAH; encoded by the coding sequence ATGAACATCGATGTCTACATTCTCAACTTCATGTCTCGGGAGGCTATCCTGGGCATCAACCACCCGGACCTGACAGAGGCGACAGTTCATAGCCTCGACCTCAATGCCGACTCGGACCTTCCTACCGCCGTCATCCGTGCCATGTCACTACGAGGCGCTGACACCTTCCCACTGACTCTCGTCAACGGTCATGTCGTCAAGAGCGGCGTTGCGCCGACGCGAGAGGAGATTGACTCCTGGAAGGCCCTGGGCGTCACTGAGTCCATCGCACTCGTGACCGAGGCACGATCCGCCGTAGAGTTCAACGGTGCGGCGCGCGTGCACATCAGCCTCGATGTCGCTGACGTCGCAGCCTCCATCCCGTTCTACTCGGTATTGCTTGACTGCCCCCCAACCAAGGTCAAGGACGATTATGCCAAGTTCGAGCCCGCTGAGCCCAGCCTCAATCTCAGCATCAACCAGCACGAGAAAGTCACCTCTTCGTCTGGCCACTACGGCATCCAGGTCAAGTCCACCACGGAGGTCAGCAAGGCTCGCGAGCGTTTGGCGGCCGCTGGGTTCGCCATCACCGAGGAATCCGAGACCGCCTGCTGCTACGCCGTGCAGACCAAGGTCTGGGTGGTCGACCCGGACGGGAACATGTGGGAGGTCTTCGTGGTCACCGAGGCTGAGGCTGACGAAGGCTGCGGCCCTGACTGCATCTGCTTCCAGGAGCTCGAGCGCAGCTACGTGCAGGCATCAGAAGCACTCACCGCACACTGA
- a CDS encoding methyltransferase domain-containing protein: MTATDRSTDPAHLIIDTYDRLAAGGSSNLCCSAETIYSSEQLEFLPDEVLRLSSGCGHPIDEAYIDAGMTVVDIGSGAGADCLLAGLRVGPTGHVIGVDPSPAMREVAERNRDAKNMPWVEFRAGTSTALPIEDGQADLVVSNCVLSLSQDHAGTWREIARVLKPGGRALVSDIIGGGEESLESKTRCETGISWPRYRTLLHDAGLDGLRVINASTVRFKDTALATSLTLSARRATDRPHCAVDVIHDDAHTREARELVGRLGASSRDASAPTVEVRLLSMTARGDRDIIALIADGQPQAPLTIFTDGARSARLSLIAPAPPPGRDV, translated from the coding sequence ATGACAGCCACTGACCGCTCCACTGATCCGGCGCACCTCATCATCGACACCTACGACCGTCTCGCTGCCGGCGGCAGCAGCAACCTGTGCTGCTCGGCGGAAACAATATATTCGTCCGAGCAACTGGAGTTCCTCCCTGACGAGGTGCTGAGACTGTCCTCCGGATGCGGACATCCCATCGACGAGGCCTATATCGATGCAGGTATGACCGTCGTGGACATCGGGTCGGGGGCCGGAGCCGACTGTCTGCTTGCTGGCCTGCGGGTCGGGCCCACGGGTCATGTCATCGGCGTCGATCCGAGTCCTGCCATGCGTGAGGTCGCCGAGCGCAACCGCGACGCGAAGAATATGCCGTGGGTCGAGTTTCGCGCGGGCACCAGCACCGCGCTCCCCATCGAAGACGGGCAGGCCGACCTCGTGGTCAGTAATTGTGTCCTGTCACTGTCGCAGGACCACGCGGGCACATGGAGGGAGATCGCTCGAGTTCTCAAACCAGGGGGCCGGGCACTCGTCTCCGACATCATCGGAGGCGGCGAGGAGAGCCTCGAGAGCAAGACGCGCTGCGAGACCGGCATCTCCTGGCCGCGTTACCGCACCCTCCTTCACGACGCGGGTCTGGACGGCCTGAGAGTCATCAACGCGAGCACCGTCCGTTTCAAGGACACCGCACTGGCAACCAGCCTCACGCTGAGCGCCAGACGAGCCACCGATAGGCCGCACTGCGCTGTCGACGTCATCCACGACGACGCACACACTCGGGAGGCACGCGAGCTCGTGGGAAGGTTGGGTGCGAGTTCCCGGGATGCCTCAGCGCCCACCGTCGAGGTCCGACTCCTGAGTATGACCGCTCGGGGAGACCGCGACATCATCGCACTGATCGCGGACGGGCAGCCCCAGGCTCCGTTGACCATCTTCACGGACGGTGCGAGATCAGCACGGTTGAGCCTCATCGCCCCAGCACCGCCGCCAGGTCGTGATGTCTAG
- a CDS encoding carboxylesterase/lipase family protein, whose protein sequence is MTDPSSAVATPIALPAGEPGPRVDAPCGSVRGLWRDVSHAGRRARFTRSAAFYGIPYAQAPVGRRRLMAPVRAETWSGELDATVPGPTPQRESAFEDPAIPEPTMLGQGILNLNVFTPAPGREAGLPVYVWIHGGGWISGSHNSPWYDGAAFNRDGVVTVSVAYRLGFEGYGWVEGSDAPDNRGVLDQVMALEWVRENIASFGGDPSRVTVGGQSAGGGNAMILLGVPRAAGLLHGVISESGAVPRRDAATAQRHSRDLAAAIGVEASLEGFCSVPYEEVFTATFRLDEQGSLPDDDGAGAAGPDPVAAARRAIMGVPTAPAFVPVVDGEVIPEPIEQALAAGAGAEAPVLVGSTTHEFTVAGLAYEEVMAGRDAHQVLVEAGMGPELAERYAAAHPEHADAPHLLLGDLISDSTFHMPLVDWLERRERTAAAGEPGTAGGVDAADEPDGPSGAGEPGGAGAAGRAARSWAYEFARPGPLGMATHCMELPFAFDCLAHPYCERTLGDRRPGDEALAEAMHADWVRFITTGDPGWEDWGQRGLGRRYGDARGAAPEGSTRAAAAGSGANTEADTAADTTGAGAGEPEEAVIEDLPVFAVEREILYLRAGQGRDERAYA, encoded by the coding sequence ATGACCGACCCGAGCTCCGCCGTCGCCACACCCATCGCCCTGCCCGCCGGGGAGCCCGGACCACGGGTGGATGCTCCCTGCGGATCGGTCAGGGGACTGTGGCGCGATGTCTCCCACGCAGGCCGTCGGGCGCGCTTCACACGCTCTGCCGCCTTCTACGGGATCCCCTACGCCCAGGCGCCTGTCGGACGCCGTCGGCTCATGGCCCCGGTGCGCGCCGAGACCTGGAGTGGGGAGCTGGACGCCACCGTGCCGGGCCCCACACCTCAGAGGGAGTCAGCCTTCGAGGATCCGGCCATTCCCGAGCCGACCATGCTCGGCCAGGGCATCCTCAACCTCAATGTCTTCACCCCGGCGCCGGGGCGGGAGGCGGGCCTGCCGGTCTACGTGTGGATTCATGGGGGCGGCTGGATCTCGGGGAGCCACAACAGCCCCTGGTACGACGGCGCCGCCTTCAACCGCGATGGCGTGGTGACCGTCTCGGTGGCCTACCGTCTGGGATTCGAGGGATACGGCTGGGTGGAGGGGTCGGACGCCCCCGACAACCGGGGCGTCCTGGATCAGGTGATGGCCCTGGAGTGGGTGCGGGAGAACATCGCGAGCTTCGGGGGCGATCCGAGCCGCGTGACCGTGGGCGGGCAGAGCGCCGGGGGAGGCAATGCCATGATCCTGCTGGGGGTGCCGCGCGCCGCCGGCCTGCTCCACGGGGTGATCAGCGAGTCGGGGGCGGTGCCGCGGCGGGATGCGGCCACCGCCCAGCGCCACTCCCGGGATCTGGCGGCCGCCATCGGGGTGGAGGCGAGTCTGGAGGGCTTCTGCTCGGTGCCCTATGAGGAGGTCTTCACCGCCACCTTCCGCCTGGACGAGCAGGGCTCCCTGCCCGACGACGACGGGGCCGGAGCCGCTGGTCCCGACCCGGTGGCGGCGGCCCGCCGGGCGATCATGGGGGTGCCGACGGCGCCGGCCTTCGTGCCGGTGGTGGACGGGGAGGTGATACCCGAGCCGATCGAGCAGGCGCTGGCGGCTGGGGCGGGAGCGGAGGCCCCGGTGCTGGTGGGCTCGACCACGCATGAGTTCACCGTCGCGGGCCTGGCCTATGAGGAGGTCATGGCCGGCCGGGATGCGCACCAGGTGCTGGTGGAGGCGGGGATGGGGCCGGAGCTGGCGGAGCGCTACGCGGCGGCGCATCCCGAGCACGCCGATGCGCCTCACCTGCTGCTGGGGGACCTCATCTCCGATTCGACCTTCCACATGCCGCTGGTGGACTGGCTGGAGCGGCGGGAGCGAACCGCTGCGGCGGGTGAGCCGGGCACGGCAGGCGGAGTGGACGCGGCAGACGAGCCGGACGGGCCGAGCGGGGCGGGCGAGCCGGGCGGAGCGGGCGCGGCAGGCAGGGCCGCCCGGTCCTGGGCCTATGAGTTCGCCCGCCCCGGACCACTGGGGATGGCCACGCACTGCATGGAGCTGCCCTTCGCCTTCGACTGCCTGGCCCACCCCTACTGCGAGCGCACGCTGGGAGACAGACGTCCGGGCGACGAGGCGCTGGCCGAGGCGATGCACGCCGACTGGGTCCGATTCATCACCACCGGGGACCCCGGCTGGGAGGACTGGGGACAGCGGGGCCTGGGCCGCCGCTACGGGGATGCCCGAGGCGCCGCTCCCGAGGGGAGCACGAGAGCCGCGGCCGCGGGCTCCGGGGCCAACACCGAGGCCGACACCGCGGCTGACACCACCGGGGCGGGGGCCGGGGAGCCGGAGGAGGCCGTGATCGAGGACCTGCCCGTCTTCGCCGTCGAGCGCGAGATCCTCTACCTGAGGGCAGGGCAAGGACGTGATGAACGTGCCTATGCGTAG
- a CDS encoding GTP-binding protein, with translation MTTLIPLSGFLGAGKTTLMLAAARHLESQGSRVSVITNDQGEELVDTHLAQQVDGIQSVSEITGGCFCCRFDDLVNTLMTVIENKHPDIILAEAVGSCTDLQSTVVRPLRQLHSAQLSIAPLTAVVDPVRYRALWRSEDERDAESDLAYLFRHQLDDADIIVINKTDLVADQGTTLTSELQKNFPHAQVVATSAATGQGVESLVALWSAFRPQEEHRSFEIDYDRYGGAEAELAWANQTFTTDAKNSDSFQPAQWAHTFLTALGEETRAQDAVVGHVKLRSQNREGAVKASLTADELVTFDEKHTLPSTSASWTLNARVAVPPAEMDKAISIAVLHADRRHGTLTGQPTGATFQPSYPTPTYRL, from the coding sequence ATGACGACACTGATCCCTCTCTCTGGATTCCTCGGTGCAGGGAAGACCACCTTGATGCTCGCCGCCGCCCGACACCTCGAGAGCCAAGGCTCCCGAGTCAGCGTCATCACCAACGACCAGGGCGAAGAACTAGTAGACACTCACCTGGCCCAGCAGGTGGACGGGATACAGTCCGTCTCCGAGATCACCGGAGGCTGCTTCTGCTGCCGCTTCGATGACCTTGTGAACACCCTCATGACGGTCATCGAGAACAAGCACCCTGACATCATCCTGGCTGAGGCCGTCGGCAGTTGCACGGACCTTCAGTCGACCGTCGTGCGCCCGCTGCGGCAACTTCACAGCGCACAGCTCAGCATCGCCCCTCTAACCGCCGTCGTCGATCCAGTCCGATACCGAGCCCTGTGGCGGTCCGAGGATGAGCGCGACGCCGAGTCCGATCTGGCATACCTATTCCGGCATCAGCTCGACGACGCCGACATCATCGTGATAAACAAGACCGACCTCGTTGCCGACCAGGGAACAACACTAACCTCCGAACTGCAGAAGAACTTTCCTCACGCACAGGTCGTGGCGACCTCGGCAGCAACAGGACAGGGCGTCGAGTCCCTGGTGGCGCTGTGGAGCGCCTTCCGCCCCCAGGAGGAGCACCGCTCCTTCGAGATTGATTACGATCGTTACGGCGGCGCTGAGGCTGAACTCGCGTGGGCGAACCAGACCTTCACCACGGACGCCAAAAATTCTGACTCGTTCCAGCCCGCGCAGTGGGCCCACACCTTCCTGACCGCCTTGGGAGAGGAGACAAGGGCTCAGGACGCCGTAGTCGGCCATGTGAAGCTTCGCTCCCAGAACCGCGAGGGCGCCGTCAAGGCGAGTTTGACCGCTGATGAACTGGTGACCTTTGACGAGAAGCACACGCTGCCTTCAACGAGCGCCTCATGGACGCTCAACGCCCGGGTCGCCGTGCCTCCGGCGGAGATGGACAAGGCCATCTCTATCGCAGTTCTCCATGCCGATCGCCGACACGGCACCCTCACCGGCCAACCGACTGGTGCCACCTTCCAGCCCTCCTACCCCACTCCTACTTACAGGCTGTAG
- a CDS encoding ArsR/SmtB family transcription factor, which yields MTLSPPTELETDSAEASEDRFATLATTARALGDPVRLAVFTCIASASTEICVCDIINSCGRSQATISYHLKKLREAGLVVPRREGTWIWYRLNEPVFKQFRDAVASLTSRSATTTQDPTCCTS from the coding sequence ATGACGCTCTCACCGCCAACTGAGCTCGAGACGGACTCGGCGGAGGCCTCCGAGGACAGATTCGCGACCCTCGCCACCACAGCGCGGGCGCTCGGCGACCCTGTCCGTCTCGCAGTGTTCACCTGCATCGCCTCAGCCTCAACAGAGATCTGCGTGTGCGACATCATCAACTCCTGCGGTCGCAGTCAGGCAACGATCAGTTATCACCTCAAGAAACTGCGAGAAGCCGGCCTCGTCGTTCCCCGCAGAGAGGGCACGTGGATCTGGTATCGGCTCAACGAGCCCGTCTTCAAGCAGTTCAGGGACGCAGTGGCATCTCTGACCTCCCGGTCCGCCACAACGACACAGGATCCCACATGCTGCACTTCCTGA
- a CDS encoding aminotransferase class V-fold PLP-dependent enzyme: MDTTSNHGHLSSLEQLRHDFPTITADSDIYLDSVASSLTPMPVVDAMTEYYTRYRANIHRGTYDLSMRASERYEDAVAAVARFINASPSEIAFTQNTTHAINIIAHTLDFTPGDEIVLTSIEHTSNMAPWVSLASAKGLELKWYNAGRDGIVDAEELAALIGPRTKLVTMTALSNVLGTVTPIEAVGKACRANGTMFMVDAAQAAPHVPLDVRRIDCDFLAFSGHKMLGPTGIGVLYIREALALEMMPGMLGGGTLDTAKCDCPSLEECSLDYCSYSELPDKWQPGTPPIAEAFGLHAAIRYIEEVGMDVIERHDRALTSRFMRSLEQIPGIDIYGPSNPEQRMAVVSFNVGDIDPNEIGRILNERYHIAVRTGQHCAVNYFNDVAGHPGSSGNVRASFYLYNTEDEVDAAASAISEISAKLIRS, translated from the coding sequence ATGGACACTACTTCCAATCACGGACACCTCTCCTCCCTAGAACAGTTGAGGCACGACTTTCCGACCATCACCGCCGACAGTGACATCTATCTCGACTCCGTCGCCTCGTCGCTGACCCCCATGCCGGTTGTCGATGCGATGACCGAGTACTACACGCGATACCGAGCGAATATTCACAGGGGGACCTACGACCTCTCCATGAGAGCGTCGGAGCGTTACGAGGACGCCGTTGCCGCCGTCGCCCGGTTCATCAACGCCAGCCCTTCCGAGATCGCCTTCACCCAGAACACCACTCACGCCATCAACATCATCGCCCATACGCTCGACTTTACCCCCGGGGATGAGATCGTTCTCACGAGCATCGAGCACACCTCGAACATGGCGCCCTGGGTATCACTGGCCTCCGCCAAGGGGCTCGAGCTCAAGTGGTACAACGCTGGCCGCGACGGCATCGTCGACGCCGAGGAGCTCGCCGCCCTCATCGGCCCCCGCACCAAGCTCGTCACGATGACCGCGCTGTCGAACGTCCTTGGCACCGTCACGCCCATCGAGGCCGTCGGCAAGGCCTGTCGAGCGAACGGGACGATGTTCATGGTGGACGCAGCACAGGCCGCACCGCATGTGCCACTGGACGTCCGCCGCATCGACTGCGACTTCCTGGCCTTTTCCGGCCACAAGATGCTCGGCCCCACGGGAATCGGCGTGCTGTACATCCGTGAGGCGCTAGCCCTGGAGATGATGCCTGGCATGCTTGGCGGAGGCACCCTCGACACCGCCAAGTGCGACTGCCCATCTCTGGAGGAGTGCAGTCTCGACTACTGCTCTTACAGCGAGTTGCCGGACAAGTGGCAGCCCGGCACTCCTCCGATCGCTGAGGCCTTCGGCCTGCATGCGGCTATCAGATACATCGAGGAAGTCGGCATGGATGTCATTGAGCGGCACGACCGCGCTCTGACATCACGATTCATGCGATCCCTGGAGCAGATCCCCGGAATCGACATCTACGGGCCGAGCAACCCGGAGCAGCGAATGGCCGTTGTTTCCTTTAACGTCGGCGACATCGACCCGAACGAGATCGGGCGAATCCTCAACGAGCGCTACCACATCGCTGTACGGACTGGTCAGCATTGCGCGGTCAACTACTTCAATGACGTTGCCGGGCACCCAGGATCGTCCGGGAACGTCCGAGCGAGTTTCTACCTCTACAACACCGAGGACGAGGTCGATGCCGCGGCGTCGGCCATCTCTGAGATCAGCGCCAAACTGATCCGTTCATGA
- a CDS encoding Rv0909 family putative TA system antitoxin, whose protein sequence is MGLDDLSKKASEALGSDKTEELSDKALDTAADAAKKATGGKFDDKIDSARDAIDGKLGNA, encoded by the coding sequence ATGGGACTTGATGACCTGTCGAAGAAGGCCAGCGAGGCACTCGGCTCCGACAAGACCGAGGAGCTCAGCGACAAGGCTCTTGACACCGCTGCAGACGCCGCGAAGAAGGCGACCGGCGGCAAGTTCGATGACAAGATCGACTCCGCGCGCGACGCCATCGACGGCAAGCTCGGCAACGCCTGA
- a CDS encoding MmcQ/YjbR family DNA-binding protein, which translates to MTTIGEDRHQGPVVPEEIIEARRDDLLARAAGLPAAWVGLKPEWDTTVASVGTRLFLLMLTHPDGRALANVKLEPEDGVAVRASMSWVGPGYHQSKRHWVSIDLTSPDYEATTAGELVEDSYRLVLSLLTRRVREAVLLADSAGRPARPTWQWRTQ; encoded by the coding sequence ATGACCACCATCGGCGAAGACCGGCACCAGGGACCCGTGGTGCCCGAGGAGATCATCGAGGCGCGCCGCGATGATCTGCTCGCCCGAGCAGCGGGCCTGCCCGCGGCCTGGGTGGGGCTCAAGCCCGAGTGGGACACCACCGTGGCCTCCGTGGGCACGCGCCTGTTCCTCCTCATGCTCACCCACCCCGACGGCCGAGCCCTGGCCAATGTCAAGCTCGAGCCCGAGGATGGCGTGGCCGTGCGCGCCTCCATGAGCTGGGTGGGACCCGGATACCACCAGTCCAAGAGGCACTGGGTCAGCATCGATCTGACCAGCCCTGACTATGAGGCGACCACCGCGGGCGAGCTCGTGGAGGACTCCTACCGGCTGGTCCTCAGCCTGCTGACGCGCCGGGTGCGCGAGGCGGTGCTGCTGGCCGACTCCGCCGGCAGGCCGGCCCGCCCCACATGGCAGTGGCGCACGCAGTGA